Proteins from a genomic interval of Desulfitibacter alkalitolerans DSM 16504:
- a CDS encoding penicillin-binding protein 2 — protein sequence MTLSRKILQKKLTVYIYITVLIFVILIARLFQLQVINAHEFRTQSEENRIRIISKEARRGDIISTDGKVLATSMPVFTISISHLTDRNKLQKVIENLVEILDDPNIDEEIINEKLKGHTRKFEPLEIVTLQWDEQGIETITRLEERRGDLPGVVIEEVPQRYYPFDSIAGHILGYVGQISQRELEIFQEHHYSLNDRIGKTGIERVAELREINGTPVGLRGKKGVQQVEVNAGNRPIRELVNIPSTPGNNVLLTLDIELQKVMETAMDEVIERVKKENPKAGAGGAVAIDIKTGAILAIASKPDMNPNDFVDGSFNEKRDYYNDPAIKPEFNRAVRGTYPPGSTFKMITLLAALEDKAVNLSDAVVCSGAYWRPPFIKCWGVHGRVDYHRALAVSCNTYVQNAAHLTGIDSIVSIGQQFGLGMKTGSPDILGEEAGILPSPEWKKAISDILVKRKFENRRDNIEKKYQTLRGEAKTFEEFQELDRQKDRELANLEAQYRIEYNFETNWHPFDTYNTSIGQGSVNLTVLQLANYTAAIANRGTRYVPYLIDKILSPQGDVVVDYEPEIAGVAEVSARTIEEVIEGMHDVARPGGTAYYLFREFPPHVTVAAKTGTAQTGRVGDDKRKDFHGVFVAFAPVDDPQIAFAGLIEYGRTGGGSAGYVAKAVFEEYFGLNKTELDEEMLMNLVE from the coding sequence ATGACCCTTTCTCGTAAAATACTACAAAAAAAATTAACTGTATATATATATATAACCGTTCTAATATTTGTGATTCTCATTGCACGACTTTTCCAGCTGCAGGTAATAAATGCCCATGAGTTCAGAACACAATCTGAAGAAAATCGTATTAGAATCATTTCCAAGGAAGCAAGACGGGGAGATATAATTAGTACTGATGGTAAAGTTTTAGCCACCAGCATGCCAGTCTTTACCATATCTATTTCTCACTTGACTGATAGGAATAAGCTGCAGAAGGTGATTGAAAACCTGGTTGAAATTCTAGACGACCCTAATATAGACGAAGAGATTATTAATGAAAAATTAAAAGGCCACACAAGAAAATTTGAGCCTTTAGAAATAGTTACCTTACAGTGGGATGAACAAGGGATTGAAACCATTACACGATTAGAAGAGAGAAGGGGTGACCTGCCAGGAGTTGTAATTGAGGAAGTGCCCCAGAGATATTATCCCTTTGATAGTATTGCCGGGCATATCTTGGGGTATGTAGGACAAATTAGTCAAAGGGAGTTAGAAATATTTCAAGAGCATCATTATAGTTTGAACGATAGAATCGGTAAGACAGGGATAGAGAGGGTGGCGGAATTAAGGGAAATTAATGGGACTCCTGTAGGATTAAGGGGCAAAAAAGGTGTACAACAAGTAGAAGTTAATGCCGGCAATAGACCCATTAGAGAGCTTGTTAATATTCCATCAACACCAGGAAATAATGTTCTTCTTACCCTTGATATTGAATTGCAAAAGGTAATGGAAACTGCCATGGATGAGGTTATTGAAAGGGTGAAAAAAGAGAATCCCAAAGCCGGTGCAGGTGGTGCCGTGGCTATAGATATTAAAACAGGTGCCATCTTGGCCATTGCCAGTAAACCAGATATGAACCCAAATGATTTTGTTGACGGCAGCTTTAATGAAAAAAGAGATTATTACAATGATCCCGCAATCAAGCCGGAGTTTAACAGGGCTGTTCGTGGTACCTATCCTCCCGGTTCGACATTTAAGATGATTACCCTTTTGGCGGCCCTGGAAGACAAAGCTGTTAACCTAAGTGATGCCGTTGTGTGCAGTGGTGCGTACTGGAGGCCTCCCTTCATCAAGTGCTGGGGAGTTCATGGCAGGGTAGATTATCATAGGGCATTAGCCGTATCCTGCAACACCTATGTACAAAACGCGGCCCACCTTACGGGAATTGATAGTATTGTCAGCATAGGCCAGCAGTTTGGCCTGGGTATGAAAACAGGCTCTCCAGATATACTTGGTGAGGAGGCAGGAATCTTGCCTTCTCCTGAATGGAAGAAAGCCATAAGTGATATATTGGTTAAAAGAAAGTTTGAAAATAGAAGAGATAATATAGAAAAAAAATATCAAACCTTAAGGGGAGAGGCCAAGACCTTTGAAGAGTTTCAAGAGCTTGATAGACAAAAGGATAGAGAGCTTGCAAATCTAGAGGCACAATATAGGATTGAATATAACTTTGAAACTAACTGGCATCCCTTTGATACCTATAATACATCAATAGGCCAGGGTTCAGTAAACCTTACTGTACTACAGCTTGCAAATTATACAGCAGCCATTGCCAATAGGGGTACCAGATATGTTCCCTACCTTATAGATAAGATTTTATCTCCACAGGGTGATGTTGTGGTGGATTATGAGCCAGAAATAGCTGGTGTAGCTGAAGTTTCCGCAAGAACCATAGAAGAGGTCATAGAGGGTATGCATGATGTTGCCAGGCCTGGAGGAACAGCTTATTATTTGTTTAGAGAGTTTCCACCCCATGTCACTGTTGCAGCAAAAACAGGAACTGCACAGACTGGTAGAGTGGGAGATGATAAAAGGAAGGATTTCCATGGAGTTTTTGTAGCCTTTGCTCCAGTTGATGATCCTCAAATAGCCTTTGCAGGGTTAATTGAATATGGCCGAACTGGTGGTGGTAGTGCAGGATATGTTGCAAAAGCCGTATTTGAGGAATATTTTGGACTGAATAAAACTGAATTGGATGAAGAAATGTTAATGAATTTAGTAGAATAA
- the mreD gene encoding rod shape-determining protein MreD: MKHGFWMGFLLVLSLVLQATAFNYLTVAGVKPDLLLIIVVLYGLLYGKKAGILGFIYGLVEDLVVGRFIGFNAITKGLMGLLIGYLEPKLFKDHILVPVVVLLLGTFVYGAFAYIIGLVVGLYSTFEYEAYLRIIILQSIYNACLAPFLYGRYYKISMERFVKKLRR, from the coding sequence TTGAAGCATGGATTTTGGATGGGATTTTTGCTGGTTTTAAGCCTGGTGCTGCAGGCAACTGCATTTAACTATCTAACAGTAGCTGGAGTAAAGCCTGATTTGCTGTTGATTATTGTAGTTTTATATGGACTCCTTTACGGAAAGAAGGCAGGGATTCTAGGTTTTATTTATGGTTTAGTGGAAGATCTGGTTGTTGGCAGATTCATAGGCTTTAATGCTATAACCAAGGGGCTAATGGGATTATTAATTGGATATTTGGAACCAAAGCTTTTCAAGGACCATATCCTGGTGCCCGTTGTAGTCCTGCTGCTGGGAACCTTCGTATATGGAGCATTTGCCTATATAATTGGCCTTGTAGTTGGATTGTATTCAACTTTTGAATATGAAGCCTATTTAAGAATTATAATTCTGCAATCCATATATAATGCTTGTTTAGCTCCCTTTTTATATGGGAGATACTATAAGATTAGCATGGAAAGATTTGTTAAAAAATTGAGGAGGTAA
- the mreC gene encoding rod shape-determining protein MreC yields MARKISRKKSIIAGVMLVVILLAGIRFTATTNRTQLTQLEIILRDFIAPLYSGVMQVSSTIVNVSNSITLYNELLEENRYLKEQVRHLSLQNSTMEEYRLENQRLSNLLGFKETHGDQLNLVAAKVIGRNLGNWFDTIIINKGTNHGIRVNMAVINHQGLVGRVVATSRNTAEIMLLSDRESAVGSMVQRSRTLGVVESTTTGDYPLQMIHMTHDAPVDVGDVIITSGLGEIFPKGLKIGYVAEVKMAPTGLVKQAMVIPYVEFNKLEEVMVITEVKELPDDEELGEGEDH; encoded by the coding sequence ATGGCGCGTAAGATTTCCAGAAAAAAAAGTATAATTGCAGGCGTTATGCTTGTAGTTATACTCCTTGCTGGTATTAGATTTACTGCAACAACCAACAGGACACAGTTGACCCAACTAGAAATTATTCTTCGTGATTTTATAGCCCCGCTGTATAGCGGGGTTATGCAGGTTTCTAGTACAATAGTGAATGTAAGCAATAGTATAACCCTATACAATGAACTTTTGGAAGAAAATAGATATTTAAAAGAGCAGGTTAGGCATTTATCCTTGCAAAACAGCACAATGGAAGAATACCGTTTGGAAAATCAACGGCTTTCTAATCTTTTAGGTTTTAAAGAGACCCATGGAGATCAACTAAATCTGGTTGCTGCAAAGGTGATAGGCAGAAATCTAGGCAATTGGTTTGATACAATTATTATAAATAAGGGCACAAATCATGGTATTAGAGTTAACATGGCGGTTATTAATCATCAGGGCCTGGTGGGTAGAGTAGTTGCCACTTCAAGAAACACTGCTGAGATAATGCTTTTATCAGATAGAGAAAGTGCTGTTGGCTCAATGGTTCAAAGAAGCAGAACTCTTGGAGTGGTTGAATCCACTACTACTGGAGATTATCCGTTGCAGATGATTCATATGACCCATGATGCCCCTGTGGACGTGGGTGATGTTATCATAACGTCCGGCTTAGGAGAAATTTTCCCAAAGGGATTGAAAATCGGTTATGTTGCTGAAGTAAAAATGGCACCTACAGGTCTTGTTAAACAAGCAATGGTAATTCCCTATGTGGAATTTAATAAATTAGAAGAAGTAATGGTTATTACGGAGGTTAAGGAGCTCCCAGATGATGAAGAATTGGGAGAGGGTGAAGATCATTGA
- a CDS encoding rod shape-determining protein, translating to MFFAKDLGIDLGTANTLVHLRGKGIICTEPSVVAIQRETGAVLAVGEEAKKMIGRTPGNIVAIRPMKDGVIADFDITSAMLRYFINKALNRKGRSTIVRPRVVVCIPSGITAVEERAVREAAMQAGAKEVYLIEEPMAAAIGAGLPVHEPTGNMVVDIGGGTTEVAIISLGGIVTSRSIRIGGDEMDDAIVQHIKRNYNLMIGERTAEELKIQVGAAYFPPHDGEGRANMVVPVRGRDLVAGLPKTIDITAKEIKDALNEPVTAIIEAIKVCLEKTPPELAADIMDRGIVMAGGGSLLWGLDALVSRETGMPVHLAEEPLSAVANGTGKVLENIEMLKRVLIPNKKLG from the coding sequence ATGTTTTTTGCAAAAGATCTAGGAATAGACTTGGGTACAGCCAATACGCTTGTTCATTTACGTGGAAAAGGTATTATATGCACAGAGCCTTCTGTTGTAGCTATTCAAAGAGAGACAGGAGCAGTTTTGGCAGTTGGAGAAGAAGCCAAGAAAATGATTGGTAGAACACCAGGTAACATTGTTGCCATTAGACCCATGAAGGATGGCGTTATTGCTGATTTTGACATAACATCAGCCATGCTTCGATATTTTATCAACAAGGCATTAAACAGAAAGGGCAGAAGCACCATTGTAAGACCCAGAGTGGTGGTTTGTATTCCTTCAGGTATTACTGCTGTTGAAGAAAGGGCAGTGAGAGAAGCTGCAATGCAGGCAGGAGCCAAAGAGGTTTATTTAATAGAAGAACCAATGGCTGCAGCCATTGGAGCCGGGCTTCCGGTTCATGAGCCTACCGGCAATATGGTTGTTGATATTGGTGGAGGTACTACGGAGGTAGCTATTATTTCGTTAGGTGGTATAGTTACATCCAGGTCCATTCGTATTGGTGGAGACGAAATGGATGATGCAATTGTTCAGCATATTAAAAGAAACTATAACCTCATGATTGGTGAAAGAACAGCAGAAGAATTAAAGATACAAGTAGGAGCAGCATATTTCCCACCACATGACGGTGAGGGAAGGGCTAACATGGTAGTTCCCGTAAGGGGTAGGGATTTAGTGGCAGGCCTCCCAAAGACTATTGATATAACAGCAAAAGAAATTAAGGATGCATTAAATGAACCTGTAACAGCCATTATTGAGGCTATTAAGGTATGCCTGGAAAAAACCCCGCCAGAGCTTGCGGCAGATATTATGGATAGAGGTATAGTCATGGCTGGGGGCGGTTCTCTCTTATGGGGACTAGACGCACTAGTCAGCCGTGAAACAGGTATGCCTGTTCACCTGGCTGAAGAACCATTATCGGCTGTTGCCAATGGAACTGGAAAGGTATTAGAGAATATTGAGATGCTTAAGAGAGTATTAATACCTAATAAAAAACTGGGTTAG